A genome region from Leptodactylus fuscus isolate aLepFus1 chromosome 6, aLepFus1.hap2, whole genome shotgun sequence includes the following:
- the LOC142210188 gene encoding C3a anaphylatoxin chemotactic receptor-like produces the protein MVSIWQDPPDIHYKPVLITLCSIIFPLGIIGNGLVIWIAGFRIKKTISAVWFLHLAIADFLCCVSMPLQIAVWARISEAAGMPICILTTKLITMNMFASVLLLTAMSIDRCVSVMWPFWAEVYRTRRLVRITAGGIWVFSFILTCLMVYIEGLYMGSITMWCMLYRNYYSSINLNRQVHLARLVIMFVIPFLIILTSYLIIFNKIRKSNRRQRSQRPYRIITAVILCFFICSSPYYILPIILTVLKGIYVNVIHPVYAIITILAYLNSCLNPIIYVFMGQNIKPYFFRSIPARIERALSDYPEEPNREPEEGENICNTDV, from the coding sequence ATGGTTTCAATATGGCAGGATCCTCCAGACATTCACTACAAGCCTGTCTTAATTACTTTATGCAGCATCATTTTTCCTCTTGGAATTATCGGTAATGGATTAGTCATCTGGATTGCCGGATTCAGGATCAAGAAGACAATCAGTGCCGTGTGGTTCCTCCACCTGGCCATAGCGGACTTCTTATGTTGTGTTTCGATGCCTCTGCAGATTGCAGTTTGGGCTAGAATTTCTGAAGCCGCAGGCATGCCCATCTGCATATTGACTACTAAACTAATTACTATGAACATGTTTGCCAGTGTTCTTCTCCTGACAGCCATGAGTATTGACCGCTGTGTATCCGTCATGTGGCCATTTTGGGCTGAAGTTTACAGGACACGTAGACTAGTGAGGATCACTGCAGGAGGCATCTGGGTGTTCAGTTTTATCTTGACCTGTTTAATGGTTTACATAGAAGGATTATATATGGGTAGTATAACTATGTGGTGTATGTTGTATAGGAACTATTATTCTAGTATTAACTTAAATAGGCAAGTTCACCTGGCCAGATTAGTTATAATGTTTGTGATCCCTTTTCTCATCATCTTGACCAGTTATTTGATCATTTTCaataaaatcagaaaaagtaatagaCGCCAGAGATCTCAGAGACCCTACAGGATCATCACCGCTGTTATATTGTGTTTCTTCATCTGCTCGTCTCCATATTACATATTACCAATCATACTCACGGTTCTTAAAGGTATTTATGTAAATGTAATACATCCAGTATATGCTATTATCACCATCCTGGCTTATCTTAATAGTTGTCTCAATCCAATCATTTATGTCTTTATGGGCCAAAATATTAAACCTTATTTCTTCAGATCTATCCCCGCCAGGATTGAAAGAGCATTAAGTGATTATCCCGAGGAGCCAAACAGAGAACCAGAAGAGGGTGAAAATATTTGTAATacagatgtgtaa